One genomic segment of Desmodus rotundus isolate HL8 chromosome 5, HLdesRot8A.1, whole genome shotgun sequence includes these proteins:
- the LOC112319939 gene encoding olfactory receptor 5J3: protein MPGWNHTAVKEFLLVGLTENPNLQIPLFLLFTLIYFTTLVGNWGMIALIGLNAQLHTPMYFFLSNLSFCDICYSTVLTPKMLVNFLSEHKSSTFSGCVLQSFLFAVYATTEGILLSVMAYDRYAAIASPLLYTVIMTQKVCVQMVLASYLGGLVNALTHTIGLLQLDFCGPNIVNHYFCDIPPLLKLSCSDAHNNEMLLLIFSGIIAVFTFIIVMVSYIRIIVAIQRIRSAEGKRKAFSTCMSHLTAVTLFYGSGTFSYIQPSSQYSLEQEKVAAVFYTFVIPLLNPLIYSLRNKDVKDAAKRSICGKELQLHSFLSTAFSNITLTCK from the coding sequence ATGCCAGGTTGGAATCACACAGCTGTGAAGGAATTCCTTCTCGTGGGTTTAACTGAAAATCCTAATTTGCAGATTCctctctttttgcttttcacCCTCATTTATTTCACAACCCTGGTGGGTAATTGGGGGATGATTGCCTTGATCGGGTTAAATGCCCAGCTTCATACTCCAATGTACTTCTTTCTCAGCAACCTCTCTTTTTGTGATATTTGCTACTCTACTGTCCTTACCCCTAAGATGCTGGTCAATTTCTTATCAGAACACAAGTCCAGCACGTTCTCTGGCTGTGTTCTACAGAGTTTCCTTTTTGCAGTCTATGCAACTACAGAAGGCATCCTCCTGTCTGTGATGGCTTATGACCGCTATGCAGCAATAGCTAGTCCCTTGCTGTACACAGTCATCATGACCCAAAAAGTGTGTGTTCAGATGGTCCTGGCATCTTACTTGGGAGGGCTCGTTAACGCACTGACACACACGATAGGGCTGCTGCAACTGGACTTCTGTGGTCCGAACATTGTGAATCATTATTTCTGTGACATCCCCCCTCTTCTGAAGCTCTCTTGCTCTGATGCACATAACAATGAGATGCTGCTTTTGATCTTTTCTGGGATTATTGCAGTGTTCACTTTCATCATCGTCATGGTCTCTTATATCCGCATCATTGTTGCCATCCAGAGAATTCGCTCAGCTGAGGGGAAGCGCAAAGCCTTCTCCACTTGTATGTCCCACCTGACTGCTGTGACCTTATTCTACGGGTCTGGGACGTTTAGTTACATCCAGCCAAGCTCTCAGTACTCCCTGGAACAGGAGAAGGTCGCTGCTGTGTTTTATACCTTTGTGATCCCCTTGCTAAACCCACTGATTTATAGCCTAAGGAATAAAGACGTGAAAGATGCAGCAAAAAGGTCAATATGTGGAAAAGAGCTCCAACTTCACTCCTTTTTGTCTACGGCCTTTTCAAACATAACATTAACCTGCAAATAG
- the LOC112319938 gene encoding olfactory receptor 5D13 isoform X1 produces MRKSNSSTLRILENQSDEVTFILVGFSEYPELQVPLFLLFLAIYTATVLGNLGMVMTIRSNPKLHTPMYFFLSHLSFVDFCYSTVVTPKLLENLVVEDRTISFTGCFLQFFLACIFVVTETFMLAVMAYDRFVAVCNPLLYTVVMSQKLCSLMVGASYSWGIACSLIFTYFLLTLSFCGSNFINNFICEYTAIVSVACSDPYVSQKVLVVFATFTVMGSLVIILTSYIFIFITVMRMPSTGGRYKAFSTCSSHLTAVTIFHGTIVFLYCVPNSKSSWLMVKVASVFYTVVIPMLNPLIYSLRNKEVKDTVKKLINTKCSVMKSEARILMVLLSEYWSELFINRSVDES; encoded by the exons ATGAGGAAGTCAAATTCATCTACACTCAG gatcctagaaaaCCAGAGTGATGAGGTCACCTTCATCCTCGTGGGCTTCTCAGAGTATCCAGAGCTCCAGGTGCCTCTGTTCCTGTTGTTCTTAGCCATCTACACGGCCACGGTGCTGGGGAACCTGGGCATGGTCATGACCATCAGGAGCAACCCCAAActccacacccccatgtactttTTTCTCAGCCACTTATCCTTTGTTGATTTCTGCTACTCTACGGTGGTTACGCCCAAACTGTTGGAAAACTTGGTTGTGGAAGACAGGACCATCTCCTTCACAGGATGCTTCTTGCAGTTCTTCTTGGCCTGCATATTTGTGGTGACAGAGACTTTCATGTTGGcagtgatggcctatgaccgatTTGTGGCGGTGTGTAACCCTCTTCTCTACACAGTCGTCATGTCTCAGAAGCTTTGTTCCCTGATGGTGGGTGCATCGTACTCTTGGGGTATAGCCTGTTCTTTAATATTCACATACTTTTTATTGACCTTATCTTTTTGTGGGAGTAACTTCATAAATAACTTCATATGTGAGTACACTGCTATTGTCTCTGTGGCTTGTTCTGACCCTTACGTTAGCCAGAAGGTCCTAGTAGTCTTTGCCACATTTACTGTAATGGGCAGCTTGGTGATCATTCTTACctcctacattttcattttcatcactgTCATGAGGATGCCTTCAACTGGGGGGCGCTACAAAGCCTTCTCCACTTGTTCCTCCCACTTGACTGCCGTCACTATATTCCATGGGACCATTGTTTTTCTCTACTGTGTTCCTAACTCCAAAAGCTCCTGGCTCATGGTCAAGGTGGCCTCTGTCTTTTACACAGTGGTCATCCCCATGCTGAACCCACTGATCTACAGCCTCAGGAACAAAGAAGTGAAGGACACAGTCAAAAAATTAATCAATACTAAATGTTCTGTGATGAAAAGTGAAGCTAGAATATTAATGGTTTTACTTTCAGAGTATTGGTCAGAGTTGTTCATTAATAGATCAGTAGATGAATCTTGA
- the LOC112319938 gene encoding olfactory receptor 5D13 isoform X2, which translates to MVMTIRSNPKLHTPMYFFLSHLSFVDFCYSTVVTPKLLENLVVEDRTISFTGCFLQFFLACIFVVTETFMLAVMAYDRFVAVCNPLLYTVVMSQKLCSLMVGASYSWGIACSLIFTYFLLTLSFCGSNFINNFICEYTAIVSVACSDPYVSQKVLVVFATFTVMGSLVIILTSYIFIFITVMRMPSTGGRYKAFSTCSSHLTAVTIFHGTIVFLYCVPNSKSSWLMVKVASVFYTVVIPMLNPLIYSLRNKEVKDTVKKLINTKCSVMKSEARILMVLLSEYWSELFINRSVDES; encoded by the coding sequence ATGGTCATGACCATCAGGAGCAACCCCAAActccacacccccatgtactttTTTCTCAGCCACTTATCCTTTGTTGATTTCTGCTACTCTACGGTGGTTACGCCCAAACTGTTGGAAAACTTGGTTGTGGAAGACAGGACCATCTCCTTCACAGGATGCTTCTTGCAGTTCTTCTTGGCCTGCATATTTGTGGTGACAGAGACTTTCATGTTGGcagtgatggcctatgaccgatTTGTGGCGGTGTGTAACCCTCTTCTCTACACAGTCGTCATGTCTCAGAAGCTTTGTTCCCTGATGGTGGGTGCATCGTACTCTTGGGGTATAGCCTGTTCTTTAATATTCACATACTTTTTATTGACCTTATCTTTTTGTGGGAGTAACTTCATAAATAACTTCATATGTGAGTACACTGCTATTGTCTCTGTGGCTTGTTCTGACCCTTACGTTAGCCAGAAGGTCCTAGTAGTCTTTGCCACATTTACTGTAATGGGCAGCTTGGTGATCATTCTTACctcctacattttcattttcatcactgTCATGAGGATGCCTTCAACTGGGGGGCGCTACAAAGCCTTCTCCACTTGTTCCTCCCACTTGACTGCCGTCACTATATTCCATGGGACCATTGTTTTTCTCTACTGTGTTCCTAACTCCAAAAGCTCCTGGCTCATGGTCAAGGTGGCCTCTGTCTTTTACACAGTGGTCATCCCCATGCTGAACCCACTGATCTACAGCCTCAGGAACAAAGAAGTGAAGGACACAGTCAAAAAATTAATCAATACTAAATGTTCTGTGATGAAAAGTGAAGCTAGAATATTAATGGTTTTACTTTCAGAGTATTGGTCAGAGTTGTTCATTAATAGATCAGTAGATGAATCTTGA